In Candidatus Atribacteria bacterium ADurb.Bin276, one DNA window encodes the following:
- a CDS encoding ABC-2 family transporter protein: MNILGSEIQKIRANYRTYGGLIVLWGLGILIGINVWYNPSLLPLKQLGFRLSGLYIPGLTLYPLAVVGPVVAVLIAGESIAGERIKGTLRMILTRPVPRVRIYLGKLSLIILYSLFIVFSTLLITSLLGFFLFGGGSVVLPVELNNMSAGFFTLSAQEAILRLILAGLTVSFYILTYASIALCLSSFMSHSLASPIFTLIFTAASTVVQNLEVFKPISPFLITRHLLSWQNLMNQTIEWNSLIFSYIIVGFYFLGSLLIGIIIFNRKDETT, from the coding sequence ATGAATATTCTTGGTTCTGAAATACAAAAAATCAGGGCAAATTATCGAACTTATGGGGGTCTAATCGTCTTATGGGGATTGGGAATACTGATTGGAATTAACGTTTGGTACAATCCTTCTCTTCTCCCTCTAAAACAACTTGGTTTTCGATTAAGTGGTCTCTACATCCCCGGTTTAACTCTCTATCCTTTAGCAGTCGTAGGACCAGTAGTTGCGGTTTTAATTGCTGGTGAAAGTATTGCCGGTGAACGGATTAAAGGGACTCTCCGAATGATTCTAACCCGACCAGTTCCCCGCGTTCGCATTTATTTAGGAAAATTAAGTTTAATTATCCTCTACTCACTTTTTATTGTTTTTTCCACTTTATTGATTACCAGTCTCTTGGGCTTCTTTCTTTTTGGAGGTGGTTCAGTGGTTCTACCGGTTGAACTAAATAACATGAGCGCTGGCTTTTTTACCTTAAGTGCCCAAGAAGCAATATTAAGGCTTATCTTAGCTGGCCTGACCGTTTCATTCTATATTCTCACCTATGCTTCCATTGCTCTATGTCTTTCTTCCTTTATGAGCCATTCTTTGGCCAGCCCAATTTTCACCTTAATTTTTACCGCAGCCTCAACAGTTGTTCAAAACCTTGAAGTCTTTAAACCTATTTCTCCTTTCCTGATAACTCGTCATTTACTTTCCTGGCAAAACTTAATGAATCAGACTATCGAATGGAATTCTTTAATTTTTTCCTATATTATTGTTGGATTTTACTTTCTGGGAAGCCTTTTGATTGGAATTATCATTTTTAACCGAAAGGATGAAACTACTTAA
- the yxlF_2 gene encoding putative ABC transporter ATP-binding protein YxlF has translation MVRPSRGTFQVFNYLCPAHLNQAKQVMGGVIDIPSFYDNLSGRENLHLLASLSNFRVSNSEIESVSSMVGIETIINKPVGFYSNGQKRRLSIAQALLPRPKIIILDEPTSGLDPQGVKSIRNLILQLNQEHGLTVFFSSHLLSEVQKICNRISIINKGKIIKTVDVKDFLFDSLFSIQATPVEALLSFLKEKNIPYRTQEKYILVHFEGNQIPEIIQELTKRNILIYEIFRHQLSLEEAFLATIEGDDQ, from the coding sequence TTGGTACGCCCTTCTCGGGGTACTTTTCAAGTTTTTAACTATCTCTGTCCAGCCCATTTAAATCAGGCTAAACAAGTGATGGGTGGGGTTATCGATATCCCATCATTTTATGATAATTTAAGTGGAAGGGAAAATTTACACTTACTTGCTTCGCTTTCCAACTTTCGGGTAAGCAATTCAGAAATTGAATCGGTTTCATCCATGGTTGGGATAGAAACCATTATCAACAAACCAGTAGGATTCTATTCCAATGGTCAGAAGAGAAGATTATCAATTGCTCAAGCATTACTTCCCCGACCAAAGATCATCATTTTAGACGAACCGACTTCTGGACTCGATCCTCAGGGTGTGAAAAGTATTCGAAATTTGATACTCCAACTCAACCAAGAACATGGACTCACTGTATTCTTTTCTTCCCATCTCCTCAGTGAAGTTCAGAAAATTTGTAATCGTATTTCCATAATTAATAAGGGAAAAATAATAAAAACCGTTGATGTAAAAGACTTTTTATTTGACTCTTTATTCAGCATTCAAGCAACTCCGGTTGAGGCTTTGCTCAGTTTTTTAAAAGAAAAGAATATTCCCTACCGAACTCAGGAAAAATATATTCTGGTCCATTTTGAAGGTAATCAAATACCTGAAATAATTCAAGAACTCACAAAAAGAAACATTTTAATTTATGAAATATTCCGTCACCAACTCAGTTTGGAAGAAGCCTTTCTGGCAACTATCGAAGGAGATGATCAATGA
- the yutF_1 gene encoding putative hydrolase YutF: MTWERYKNFIVDMDGVIYRGKYPLPGSDDFFRFLRERKSKIAFFSNNSTITKDQYVDKLKKMDIYAIKDEIISSSSITAYYVAKENPQSKVFCIGEEGIRDELKKNGIKIIDDSSREKVDLVIVGMDRHFNFDKLTKAMRHVLNGAQLYGTNPDLTYPMEDGLIPGCGAILASIEACTDTKAKVFGKPRPESIQFLLEMTGFSIGDTILIGDRLDTDIVLAKQQNIFSILVLTGVHQGEDVKKTGIIPDMIVENLIELKKIMLMKGEA, from the coding sequence TTGACGTGGGAGAGATATAAAAATTTTATTGTTGACATGGATGGAGTTATTTATCGGGGGAAATATCCTCTTCCAGGAAGTGATGATTTTTTTCGCTTTCTTCGGGAACGAAAATCAAAAATTGCCTTTTTTTCGAATAACTCCACCATAACCAAAGATCAATATGTCGATAAACTAAAAAAAATGGATATTTATGCAATCAAGGATGAGATTATTAGCTCCAGCTCGATAACTGCCTACTACGTTGCAAAAGAAAATCCTCAATCCAAAGTGTTTTGTATTGGAGAGGAAGGAATCCGCGATGAATTAAAGAAAAATGGTATAAAAATTATTGATGATTCCTCCCGTGAGAAGGTTGATCTGGTTATAGTGGGGATGGATCGGCATTTTAATTTTGATAAACTGACCAAAGCGATGAGGCATGTTTTAAATGGTGCTCAGTTATATGGTACCAATCCTGATTTGACCTATCCAATGGAAGATGGATTAATACCTGGTTGCGGAGCAATTTTAGCCAGCATTGAAGCCTGTACAGATACCAAAGCCAAAGTATTTGGAAAACCACGACCAGAATCAATCCAATTTCTGTTGGAAATGACCGGTTTTTCTATTGGAGATACGATTTTAATTGGTGATCGTTTGGATACCGATATCGTTTTAGCTAAGCAACAGAATATTTTTTCAATTTTGGTTTTAACCGGAGTTCACCAGGGAGAAGATGTAAAGAAAACCGGCATCATTCCTGATATGATTGTTGAAAACCTCATTGAGTTAAAAAAGATTATGTTGATGAAAGGCGAAGCTTAA